In Lagopus muta isolate bLagMut1 chromosome 29, bLagMut1 primary, whole genome shotgun sequence, one genomic interval encodes:
- the CFAP126 gene encoding LOW QUALITY PROTEIN: protein Flattop (The sequence of the model RefSeq protein was modified relative to this genomic sequence to represent the inferred CDS: deleted 1 base in 1 codon) — protein sequence MAARFSAGQYEDAFTPHRLQNWSVARRCRQRPSPRDGSTQPLANDRGHLLPSVPRSQASPWGTFLGTWEMPARIPPPQLNLTARSAAAAAQLRAWMQKCSAPSGGCGGLSAHTAGKPQQSCGAPGAALEPRSGAEDGRGAQPSPTAAAGEQRGSSSEGQNAALGAARGRNGAASEP from the exons ATGGCGGCGCGGTTCAGCGCGGGTCAG TACGAGGACGCCTTCACCCCCCATCGCCTGCAGAACTGGAGCGTTGCCCGGCGCTGCCGGCAG CGCCCCTCCCCCCGGGACGGCTCCACTCAACCTTTAGCCAACGATCGCGGCCATTTGCTGCCCTCGGTTCCTCGCTCCCAG gcCTCCCCATGGGGGACGTTTTTGGGGACGTGGGAGATGCCGGCCCGGATT CCCCCCCCTCAGCTGAACCTCACGGCCCGttcggccgccgccgccgcgcagCTCCGCGCCTGGATGCAGAAATGCTCAGCGCCCAGTGGGGGCTGCGGTGGCCTCAGCGCCCACACGGCTGGGAAG ccccagcagagctgcGGGGCTCCTGGTGCCGCCCTGGAGCCGAGGAGCGGCGCTGAGGACGGGCGCGGAGCGCAGCCTTCGCCCACGGCGGCAGCAGGGGAGCAACGGGGCAGCAGCAGCGAGGGGCAAAACGCAGCGCtgggggcggcgcggggcagAAACGGGGCCGCAAGCGAACCCTGA